DNA sequence from the Littorina saxatilis isolate snail1 linkage group LG9, US_GU_Lsax_2.0, whole genome shotgun sequence genome:
GTATGTAAACGTTGCCAAAGCGCTTTGAGCTGTgaagaagcgctatataaatgttctattttcattattattattattgtgtctATCCTGAACTTGAGTCGATTTTTAAGTGGTACTTTGTGTTTTTTCGGGTCAATTTTTGGGGGATCCTTTTTTGAGCAGCGGAAGAGTGTGCCACATTTCCAAGTGAAGTGCCTTTAATGGCGTAGAAAGTTTGAACAAAATGATTCgggagtgatttttttttaaagtacacaaTTTGTACAGATAAAATGGTTTGCTAAGTGTAGTATGAATAAGAGCAAGTTTTAGAATTACTCActgtcttctctttttcttgtaaGATTATGTGGTGAAACTGCTCTGTTGCTaacatttaataataataaagtgtatttatattgcgcctatcccttacaaaaaacaaaaatatttggctctaagcgcattacaacatgtgaaggacttggtacaatcaagtctgacaaatacaacagcacaatatacagtcggtctcttaggtaaaagcagcttcgacagttaaacacttctactaaaagatcctctaacaatttacaaacatagttaaagaacatcgagttaataggaattaaaaaaaggttcttataataaaactatctagcgaacgacgaagaagaagaagaataaaactatcaatgtcaatgtataacaagtcattcaacgtaaatggccaaagaacaacaataaaacaatggtgataaaacagttatactcaatggctaataacgaggcagagttaaatagtatcgacacaagattaaaacaaaacatatttctggagacgaattaacaacaataaagcaatggtgataaaacagttttactcaatggctaatagcgaggcagaattaaatagtatcgacacaagatttaaactaaacatattcctggagacgcatTTAATACAAGAAACCTTCTGCTCTTATGACTATGTTGCTGTTCCTTGTTCAAGGACCTCTACCCacacactgatgctgacactcattgaggggccaactaccaacactgattgtgatactcgctgaggggtcgactaccaacactgaggctgacgctcgctgaggggccaactaccaacactgatggtgatactcgctgaggggtcgactaccaacactgatggtgatactcgctgaggggtcaactaccaacactgaggctgacactcgctgaggggccaactaccaacactgatgctgacacaacactgatgctgacactcgttgaggggtcgactaccaacactTAAGGCTGACACTCGccgaggggccaactaccaacgctGATGCTGACACTCGCAGAGGGGCaaactaccaacactgacccTGATACTctctgaggggccaactaccaacactgatactgacgcttgctcaggggccaactaccaacactgatgttgacgcttgctcaggggccaactaccaacactgatactgacgcttgctcacgggtcaactaccaacactgatgttgacgcttgctcaggggccaactacgaacactgatactgacgcttgctcaggggccaactaccaacactgatgctgacgcttgctcaggggccaactacgaacactgatgctgacgcttgctcaggggccaactaccaacactgtatGTAGTGGCCACTGTGTAACGTCCCttgcacaaaacaacaaattttATATTTAAAATGGTTAAAGGAATTTTTTAAGCATTTACATTAATTATGCCAGGAACAGTCTGCAGACACAGAAGTATACAGTGGTTTTGTCAATATTAGTTAGCAGTTAAAACATGTCCAACGTTCATATTCTATTTCTATACtacctgtcaacaacaacaaactaagcaaacgcgtttgagggcagatcatTTTAATGAGGCcatttattgtaaaaccaattataagactgaaaaggccattcattGTCCTATGTTATATAGAAAACAGATTTAGTTTACGCGAGGTACTGTTTATAAAATAGAACCTACAAGACTAGCATCCCCaacaatcaaattcgcaaaatcaagtttAACGTGTTAAAATtgacatatactgttcaaaaaaagaaacgcatagttgctacttgccaaatttgttttatttttcgaaaaaattaacagaaaatccaatatttagattatttgtttgaaatttggtatggacacagttgaatgcacacacagttcatttgcatcttcaaatcaatcagtcaatcaatacgattggaggccgaggctgtcaagtcagtagggggtgtgactgccttgagcagcaacaactgcccggcaccttctgggcatggactggatcagatgccggatatcttgctgtgggatggtgtcccactcctcctgaagtgcctgcaatagatcgcggtgatttgccggcgcttcttctcgcctgcgcacacgtctgtccaattcatcctagaggtgttctatcgggttcatgtctggcgacatggatggccagggaagcacctggacatggtggtcggtgaggaactgggtggtgagtcgtgctgtgtgcgggcgagcgttgtcctgctggaatatggcatcctggtcagccagaagaggaagggcgtgtgggcgcagaatttcctccacgtatcgctgggcagttatgcgcccttggacgtgcaccagggtgctccttccagcggtattgatcgccccccacaccatgacgcctccaccaccatgaacgggtgcctcatccacacagttgggcgcgtaacgttcgtttactctccggtagaccctcctccgaccatcatgtcgctggagcaggaagtaggactcgtcgctgaaccacacgtgtctccagtgattccggacggtccagcgaaggtgctggttgccccactgcactcggttgtggcgatggcggcgggtgaggacagctcctctgtgaggtctgcgagctctcaaaccagcttcatgcaggcggttccgcacggtctggtccgataatcggtgtggcccggggagagcctggacagaagatgaggccgacaggaaacgattccggaggtggcggagccgtatgaagcggtcgtgagcagcagttgtcgcccttggtcttcccgctcgtggcaagtcagcaacggagccagtggcttgaaacctgacccacagtctactgatggtgctctgggacacgtggaagtgcctggcgattgcactttgactttggcctgcttgtaaatgacccaatgcaatttggcagtcttctctgctcaatcgggccatctttcgtcgctgaattgtcgtctgatttctttgtggcgaacaatccgcttttatgggttttggaagacatggtgggagctcaatattccccgagtttcacgagattacactgaagcatgacgagtggtcatgccaaatgagcaattttgacattgtagccactgataacccatgcgtcacgtgcagagctcacttgtggcaatggacgaaaggtcaacgaccagataaacattttctgcagtttggtggatatccttgtagccatataactaaattaaccaaatattacaagctatgcgtttctttttttgaacagtatactatCAAAACTGCTGAAAGGAAACCTGTtgtgcatgttattagaaagaaaaattaaatatGCATCCAAACAGTCAGCTTAGtttacatatcttgtctaacaatggCGTAATGGCATGATGAACGGTATGTAATTCTTCTGAGAAGCCGTAAAATGCGGTTTCTGGGGCCATTTTAGTGGGTAATCAGAAGAAATCCAGCACATTTAATAAATTTCTCaatgcattgccttcaaacgtcTGGTAATTTATGCTAAGACATGTCGTTAAGTACATCAAGTCATTCGAGAGATTAGGTTTGCTTTTAtttgacatgccagaaagagtcCTTAAAATAGTCGGTTGATCTAACTCTAAGTCTAAGCTGACTcatcaaacaaatttaatttGTTGCTATTTTCAACTTCAAATAAACCAAATactcaaatttcatgtacatattttattaGACATGgatggtatgaggatttcaaagCGAAAGTAATCTTTAAGAAGTGGACTATTTTCACAGCGCTGAGCACAAATAGCCCACATCAAGCTCACTGCTGAGCAGGGCTTTTGAGAGAGCATTTCCCAAGAATGTTTGTACGCGTTTGAACAAGTGGTCTGAGCAGCCGTCGTTGATTATGAATTACATTTCAGTGTAATTTGAAGCTTTAATGTTTGTTTAAAAAGCCtgcatatttaaaaacaaatctgttttctttggaaaaggtacatctttattttttgtaattctttctaacatgtcgcataacagcagtACTAACGTTTCAAATGACTTGACATTTTGTTTGTAATTCGGTACATCTgattgtcttgtctttccattattgcccacaatcagcagtagtgattacttcggcacttgatgggatgttgcgcaagtccaagaaagcagcgtttccagcatccaaaagtccatttaaaattcacaggttggggagtatggggggaggggacatgagtcacagtggctactggtttagtgcgaggcgcgcgacacaaaggtgtcgacagtgcgggcctcgacgacagctgctggtagagagttccagtccttcactgtgctgggtagaaaagcggcactccgatactgagtgcggcaggtgatgaggccgaactgctggcaatggcctcttcgctggcgtggtggtaaggggGCCAGCTTCGACTTGATGCCCGGACAGTGGACGATGCTGTTCGTGATCTTGTAGAGCATCGATAGGCGGGCAAGCTTCCTGCGCTCCTCCAGAGACTGCCACCCAAGGGAGTCCAGCATCCGGCTGACACTTGACGTGTTGTGGTAGCGGTTGCAGACGAATCGGGCAGCTCGTCTCTGGGCGGTCTCAAGCTTGTCGATGTTCTTCTGGGTGTGCAGGTCCCATACTGACGAGGCGTACTCCAGGATAGGCCTGACAAAGGCCTTGTACGCCTGCTCTTTCACGGATCTTGATGAGATCTTCAGATTGCGCCGCAGGAACCCCAGGGTCTTGTTTGCCTTGCTGACGATGTTGTTAATATGGTCGTCCCAGCACAGGTCACCCTGAATGGTCACACCCAGGTACTTGACCGCCTTCACTGTCTCCAGCGTATGCCCATGGAGCTGGTAAGAGGGCTGTAGTGGGCGTCTGCTCCTCGTAACAGGCAGGGTGTTGCACTTTGCAGGATGGAACTGCATGTCCCAGCTCTTCTCCCACTCGGCTAGGCGATGGAGGTCTTGTTGTAGCTGGGCCTGGTCGTTTACGCTAGTCACCACCCTGTACACTGCAGTGTCGTCCGCAAACAGGCGCGCTAGTGCCGTCAGTCTCTCCGGGAGGTCGTTAATGTACGCTAAGAATAGCGTCGGCCTCAGCACTGATTTGTTGCTTAATTAATTCATTTGATAATTGTCGGTAAAAATACCGGCTAACACCTCACAATCGCAAACCTGTTTAATGTTGTCTTTTCTAATTCATGACATGTGTTAGCACGAATCACCAAATATTTGAACGCAATGCGTTAAAAATTGCAGAAattcaaatgtattgttttgtttcattacccgctaaaacggcttcaaaaactgccttttatgcctactGAGAGGATTaccacatattttttttttttttttttttttttgcttaacgcccagccgaccacgaagggggccatatcagggcggtgctgctttgacatatatataacgtgcgccacacacaagacagaagtcgcagcacaggcttcatgtctcacccagtcacattattctgacaccggaccaaccagtcctagcactaaccccataatgccagccgccagattgccaattttaaaggtatgacccggccggggttcaaacccacgacctcccgatcacggggcggatgccttaccactaggccaaccgtgtcggtTTACCACATATACCTACTGAGAGAATTAACacatacaccgctcagcatggcaTAGTAACAAAATTGACTGTTTCAGATGCACATTTGATTGCTCTGAGTctgatttgttgtcgattttaacgcaggaaccttgatttttcgaatttgttttttgggggtgccTGTGTTGTAGGAATCACTGTATGTATACACACTTCCTCATGTGAACTCAAACAGCCTTTTGAATAAGGGCAATCAATACATGccccttttcagtcatataatttgttttacaatagaCTGCCTCATCAAAAcattctgccctcaaacgcatctgcctagttctttaacccttacactggtgcaattctgtaacacatgttacatagccactggtgaattaacagagagaaaaataacaaaaaacagtcatataggtttttgcatccatgggaggtaatcggaaccgaccaaacagactgagccagtagcgcgacatatgtcgtgacaaccaggtgacagtatacgtaaagtagcgcgacatatgtcgcgacaaccagcctaagggttaaaagaATCACGCTTTGGATTACACAGTcctgatgatgtgggtcgtgtacaatCCATACTTTCCAAGGAAGGattaaaagtaaaataaaacgtatgggtcgtacactacccACGCCATCCAATTAGGAGTTTTGCCGTCTCTTTGCAtagggccaaaaaaaaaaaataggtgtggttacggtaacatagccaaaaaaaatagggtaggtaggtaggcaatcacttttttttttttaaacttttttttctaatgtgtacaaattaaacctaccgtactttccgggtgacaaagcgctttgttatctaagacgcacccccttctttaaaaaaaaaaaaaaattgtaatccagtcacccattggacgcagggggccaatagggcgcaccaaaatgacccagtttttgccatgagaggtggttcccctgtcatatctgagagaggaaacacttcctgcatcggggtcagtgaccaaaggcattgtgatagctgggtggccttgttaaaagacacgaccttcttcccaggggtcaatgacccagtttttgccatgagaggtggttcccctgtcatatctgagagaggaaacacttcctgcatcggggtcagtgaccggtcagtgaccgagtttaacagagtggaaatctgtgtgtgccgccagatcaaaggcagggcagtacctagtagctgaaacatgcattatcacaagttgtttgactggtgctcaagcggtctctttgatttttttgtatttcatacacggattagggcttcgttatacaagacgcaggggtcgaactcgaggaaaaaagtcgcgccttatgacccggaaagtacggtacttgacagggaaataagtgtgcgacacgggcgctttcgctttcattgcgttttttgcactcggtttttttttgtttttttttgacaaatgtaataaaaagttataggatcggcccctaaaaatagggtaggtcgggttaccgtaaccacacctattttttttttaggcctagtatgggtcgtacatgacCTACACCATCCCAATTAGAATACACAGCGTAAAATTCCTTACggaattccatatgggtcgtttGCAACCCACATCAGCCTGACTGAGTAGTTCAAATTACTTTGTTTGTGTTAAAAGATAATTTTTCAAaagttgtggtcaaatgacttgaagagaaaaaccGGTGTATTTTATGGTAGTTCCTGCCCTCAACTTCCTTGGAATATGCACCATTTTGATCACTGTTTCTCGTAATTTCCGTTGACTTGTGCTCTTCAGTGTACTCAATTGCGATGAAATTTAAAGCCACATTGATTTTCggactgttgttgttgaagataTTGAGTTTTTAAGTTTGTCTATGTAAATTGAATAATTAATTCTGTGACCTAAAAAAGAGAGGGGATAGTACTGTGACAATTTTCTGAATTTTGATTTTAACCCCAACCTTGTTCTTAGGTGTCCCAGTTCAACACACAGTGACTAGTATTTCTGAATCATACACACTTTGAAGGCAAACTTAATGccttattgcacccatttttgtaccctaactaaaacattcatttccgtgtttattcatttaaacgttcaatggcatttaaaggtaaaataattgatttggctttaTCCTCGTATGTTAAAGTTGCCAAA
Encoded proteins:
- the LOC138976082 gene encoding uncharacterized protein, which gives rise to MVVGEELGGESCCVRASVVLLEYGILVSQKRKGVWAQNFLHVSLGSYAPLDVHQGAPSSGIDRPPHHDASTTMNGCLIHTVGRVTFVYSPVDPPPTIMSLEQEVGLVAEPHVSPVIPDGPAKVLVAPLHSVVAMAAGEDSSSVRSASSQTSFMQAVPHGLVR